The genomic DNA TTACTATTTCTGCTTTTATTTGTATAAATAAATCTCTTGTATTTTTTATTATACTTTCATATTTAAAGAATGTCCCAAATATCGGCATATCCCCTAATACAGGTACTTTATATATACTATTATTTACTGTTGTCTTTTTAAGTCCTCCAATAAATACTACTCCTCCATCTTCTAATGTAACTATAGACGTTAATTTATTTTTTTGTGCTGCTCCTAATGCATCTTCTTCTGTAGCATCTCCTAGGGTATTTGTCGATTTACTACTTAAAAAAGAACTAACTTCAGACGTGATTTCAAGTGTGATTTTATCTTTTTCTCCATCTCCATCTCTAATAATTGGTGTTACATTAAGTACTGTTCCAGCTTCTTTAAATAATGGTTCGGTTGTTGTATTTCCATCACTATCTGTACTACTTGTTGTTCCTACTTTTAATTCTGCTGATACATTAAGATTTGCTGTTTTTCCATTTAAAGTAACTACTGATGGCACAGCGTTTACACTAGCATCATCTGTTTGTTTTAACATATTTATTGTACTTGATATAACATTGTCTGTATTTCCTAAATATGATGTAAATGTAGCTATTGGATTTCCTGTAGCTACTGCTATTTGTCCTGTTATCCCACTTGAGACACTATCTTTATCTTGATAAGACCAATCAATTCCAAGCTCTTGAGTAAGAGTTCCTGTTATTTCTAAAATTTGTGCTGTTATCCTCACTTGTTTTATTGGCTTATCTAATTCTTTTATTAGATTTTTTGCAGTTTCTATATTTTCTGTACTACCTTTTAATATTATAAGATTTTGATCTTTTACAGATATCACTTCTAAGCTATTCTCATCAGTCATAGATGTAATAACTTGTTTTACTTCATCTGCAAAAGCATATTTTAAAGTAATTTTTTCTGTAAATCTTTCTCCGTTTTTATCTTTAATAATTCCAAGTTTTTTAGTATTTTCAGATGATGTAGATTTTTCAACTACTTCTATAAGACCTTTATTTTCTTTACTATCAACTGGATTTAAATATAAATTAATACTAAGTGTTTTCCCTTGTTCTATTTCTACTATATCTCCATTTGTTTCGTAGTTATTTGCTATACCTTTGATTATATACGTTCCTGGATTAATATTTTCAAATATATATGCCCCTCCGGCTTCACTTAAAACTTCTTTATATACATCATTATTTTTTATCAAAACTATTTTTGCACCTGTTATTCCTAGTTTATCTGTTGATAAAACTCTCCCCACTATTTGACCTGTGGTTTTTTCATCAGATTTTAATGTTTGTTCTAAAATAATTATATTATTTACTTCTTTTGCTTGTAAATTATTTGCCACCATTACAGCATCTAATATCTCTTTTAAATTTTGACCTTTTACAAAATAAAGGTCTATCATATTATCTTTTACTTTTGATTCTGCTACTATAGTTATCCCACTTGTTTTAGATATAATACTAAGAGCATCAGCTAATTTAACATTTTTAAAATCTAGTTCATTTGGATATATTACTCTTTCTAATCTATCCATCATTGCTCCTATTGATATATTGAAAATCACAATAAAAAGTATTAATAACTTAGCTAAATATTTTTTCTTCAAAAACCCTCACCGTCCCTCTTGTACATTTAATTTTAATATTTTTCCACTAGATATATCAGTTATTACAACACCTTTTTCATGTGGTTGTAAATAATATCTATAATCCCCTATTTTTATCGAGGTATTACCAAATATTACTTTTCTTTTTTCTATACCATCTTCAATATAATAAAGAATTCCACCCCACATATCTCCCTTTTTAATAATTGTATCTATTTTTTTAAATGTTGATGTTATTCTTCCAGTTGTTTGAATTATTCTTTGATTAATTTTTGTTTTATCTACTATTAATTCTTTGAAATAATTATTTTTTCCCTGAAATTTTTTTAACGATTCTTTATACACATCATCAGAAATATAATTATCTAAAGGATTTTTTGCAAAAGATACAAGATAAAATATGAAAAATATTATAAATACTAATCTATTCAAAATTTATCTCACCTTCTTCCTTGATAAAGTAAGCTCCTATTTTAAATTTCACTTGTACTTTATCATTATTAATTCTATTTATAAGTATACTACTTCCTTTTAAAGTTATTAAAAAATCAGAATTTTCTAAAAAATATAAAAATCTACTTATTTGTAAAATATCTCCTACAACAGTATAAGGAATATACTTTTTTGTATATCCTTTTTTATCTTCTCCAATTTCTATACTTCCTATCTCTATTATTTTTACTCCTATATATTCAGCAATATCATCTATCATTATTTTTAATCCTGTATTATCTTTTATTGTTGAATTTTTAAATTTTATCTCTAACTCTTTTAAATCTTTTTTTTGTGCTTCATATATTTCTAGTTGCTTATTATATTTCTTTTTTTCTTTTATATAAGTTGTCGTTATTTTTTGTAGATTTACTTCTACAGATTTTAATTCTTTTATCTTGCTTCTTATACTCAAAGAAGGCATTATAATCATTGGAACTAATAGAGCAATCAAAATAGCTATACTTAATATTATTATCGATATTTTTAATTGCTTTTCTGTAAAATCTGTATTTATTGAAAAATCTATATCCCTCCCAAAAATTTCCATCTATATCCCCCTTAATTTGAATTTAGTATAAGTTGATATTGAAATTCATTTACTTCATTATTTTTTATATTACTATATTTTATAAAATCTGCTTTAATAGTAGAAAATCTATTTGTACTTTTTAAATTTCTTTCAAATTTAAATATATTTTTTGCAGGATTAAGTTTTAATTGTTTATTTTTTATAGTTTTACCTGATAAAAATAAATTATTATTATCATACATTATACTATCTAGCCACATTCCACTTGGTATATTTTCTTGTAAAGTATAAAGTATCTCTGATACTCTTAAATTCTTTTGATTAAACACCTCTTCTATTATTTGAATATTACTTGTAAGGTCCGGTATTTCTTTCATTTTTTGTTTTACTTCTTTAATATTTTTTGTTATTTTTTTTATTTCTGCATTTTTATTGTTTATTATACTTTGTTTATTTTCAATTATTGAATTTAAATATAGATTTATACTAAAAAGTATTGTAAAAATAAGTAATATAACAAGTAAAATCATTCGTGAAATAGATTTTAACATTAGTTTTAACTTATATTCTTGTGTCAAAAAATTAATATCTATCATAACTATTTCACCTCTTCTATTATATTACCAAGTAACGCTATACATTTTGCTGTATCTATCTCTTCAAATTGTTCCATAATAATTTTACTATAACTAAAATCATCAATCTCTACTTCTAAGGATTTCTTTAATATGTTTCTAAAACCTTTAATTAGAGTTCCTCCACCTGTTATATATATTTTATCAAGCCCAGGTGTACTTTCATGACTTACATAAAATTCTATTGATACTTTTAATTGTTTTTCTAATTGACTGATAAGTTTTGCTAATTCTTGAAAAAGTTGCCTATCATTTTCATTTTCAATATCGTTATTATATTCATCTTTTGCAAGTTCTAAACTTTTTTTTATTCTTTCTGCTTCGATATAATCAATATTATAAATACGAGTAATAATATCATTTAGATCATTTCCACCAATAGCAATAATTCTCTGTAGTTTTATATCTCCACCTTTTTCAATAAAAAGCTTTGTAGCTTCTGCTCCTATGTCTACTACCATTATACTTTCTTCAGGTTCAATTTTATCTTTTTCTTTTTGAAATTGTAAAAAATTGTATAAAGATATAAAATCAGGTATTATTTTTACAATTGATAGTTTTGCAGCAGTCGCTATTTCTATTAAATTTTTTATTTTATCCTTATTTATTGTAATTGCTATTACTTCTTCGTTATCTCCTACAAAATTTAAAGATATAAATTCTGTTATAAAATCTTCTGGTATAAAATTTGGAATAAGTTCTTCTAACTCTCCTTCTATAATCGCCATTTTTTCTTTATCATCCACTAATGGAATACTTAAAAATTTCACAAAAAAATCTTGTACAGGTAATGAGATAACTACATTTTTATTTTTTAATTCTACTAATTCTACTAATTCTTTTAATCTATTAGTAAATTTATCATAATCCACTATATCCCCATTTAATATTGTTCCTTGTGATAATTCTAAAAGAGTCATTTTCTCTATTTTATTTTTTTTTAGTTTAAGCCCTTTAATTGCAGTGGTTCCTATATCTATAGCTCCATCTACTTTTGTTTTAAAAAACAAATTAATCACCCCTTATTTCTATTGCTTAAAACTCTTTCAAAAGCTTCAACTACTACTTTTAATATACTTACTTTCGTTTGTATATTTATTTCTCCTAACTTTGTAAATGTATAACCTTTTAATGTTGTAATATAATGTGCTGGTAATTTGTTTAATGAATATGCTTTTACATCTAATATATCTCTTTCTGATACATTTTTTCTTATATCTGGATTATTATTTAAAAAAGATTCTACTGCTTCATCAACCATTATTTCCATATAATTTTCTAATTTTGACATAATTTAATCCTCCTACCTATTTTTTTCTTTTTATTACCTCTATTTTATCAATGTTTTGAGAAATAATATTAATTTTATCCTTATCTATTGTTGTACTACTAGAATATCCCGCCAAGGTTTCTAGACTAATTGATTGATATACATTAATATCATAGATACTTTCCTCAACTATTTTTTTACCACTTTCTATTATTTCAGGAAATACCAAAGTTTTAATATATTTTACTTCAAAATCATAATTGTTTCCACTAGTAAAACTAGAAAAATCAGACATCCCATTAGGATAAGTAATATCTAATAATTTATATCCGCCTATACTTTGTTTTGTAGTACTTGGATCATACCATAATTTTACTACTTTATTTTCATAATTAGTCCAAGTTCTATTATCTACTTTTCCTGAAGTTTTGTTTTCTAAAATTATAATTGCTTGATCCGTACTATTAAAATCAACATTCCAATATGATGTAAAATAATCTATATAATTTCCTATTACTACTCCCGCTATAGCAGGTTCCGACGTTGTAGGTATGCTTGGAAAATATCCTAGTGAACTATAGTTTTCATATTTTGCTTTTTTACCAAAATAATCTTTTTTGCTTCCTGTAAATATAGTATTTGTATCATCATAAATATATCCCAATTTCACATATTTATCAGCTAAGTAAAGTTCATAATATCCTATACTTGAGCTTTCATCTATATAGCTTAAATGTTTCTGTCCTACTATTTTATATCCAGCTCTTTTACCTTTTTCTTCTGACATATAAAGTAAATTTAATGATATCGCCATAAAAAAAGACAAAAGTAAAATTACTAATATAAGGGCTGAACCATTTTTTTCTATTTTTTTATTATTCATAGTCCACCTCTAAAAATTAAAATCTATTCTTGTAACAGCAGAATCTCTTATAGTTCTTGTATAATCACCATTTTTAAGTTTTAAATATATTACAACTACATTTTTATCATATAAAAAATATCCATCTTCTACATTTGATAATATTGTATCTGAAGCTACTATACTTGAAGAAGATGTATCACTTTCCCCAACTTTAAGTTCATTTCCTACTATTTCAAATTTCACCCAATAAGGAATATATATACCTGATGAGTTTAAAACCGTTGTAGTCAAAACCAAAGCTGAAGAGGTTGTCCCTTCTATAGGTGTTATTATTGCTTTATTTCCATTGTAATTTTGAGATGAACGTACTACTTTTTTTATTATGTCAACTGTCTTACTCATTTCCAAATCCATATTATTTATCTCTTCTTGTCTTTTATGATTTTTACTAAACGATAAAGTAAATGGAATTATTAATGACAATATTATTGTAGTTATTGCTATCGCTAGTATTAACTCAACTAAAGAAAATCCATTCTTTTTTATATTGTTTTCATTTAAACAATTTTCTCGTTTCACCCTAATTCCCCCAATTTTCTATTGGTGATACTACAAAAGTAAGAAAATATTCTTTTTCTTTTCCTGTTATATTATTAGAATTAGCATCTCCTGTACCGATTATAACACTTCCATATATATATTCATCATATCCTGGATAAGTATCTTCTTCTTTATCTGTTAATGGATTATAATATTTATTACCCCCTTCTAATCCTACACCTTTTTTATCTAATCTTAAATATATAACAGTTTTTGAGAGATCAACACTTTTAGATGATAAAATAAATAAATGATCTATTCCAGAAGCTGTTGTAGTTAAATTAAAATCTGATTCAAAATTCTGATAACCACTAACACTAGTATCAATGATATATGCTGTAGATTCTAAACTATCTTTTTTAAATACATATTTCCCACTATATGTACCGCCATTATTATCTACAATGATTTTTAGATTATTATATCCTCTTGATTTTACATAATCTATCATAGTAAAAGCTAATCTACTTACTTCTTCATTTTGATCTGCTTTCTCTGACATTTTAAAGATTGAAGGGTATACGGAAAGAATAGGAAAAATAGCTATAGAAAATATAGCTAATGCAATTATTACTTCTAATAGTGAATACCCCTCTCTTCTCTTCATATTCTTGTTGTCAAAACCTTATAAACTTTATAAAACCTCTTTAACCCTCTGTTCAACATACCTTATTTTTACAAATGATACAATTTTTTTAAACTTAACTTTAAATTAATTAAGTATTATAACTTTAATCTTAGTAGTCACTTGATAAATAGTTATCATAAATATTAGATGATCTTCTATGAACTAATATAAGTATATTTTTTACGTTTTATAATGTTGCTGGTTTTGACAAACTTCCCCCCTCTTTATTTATTTCGTATTTCTAGATACTTTACGTTACAACTATATAATTTTTTCTAATTTTTTTAATATTTTATTAGCTGTTACTTTCTCTACAAGTATTGTTTATTCTATAAATTAAAAATAGAAGTATCTATTATCTAATGACAATTTTTTCTTTATGAATTTATACTTAATTCTTTATATATTTTTATTAGCTTTTTTATTTTAATATCATAATTATTGCTGCTAATACTAAAAATGGTCCAAAAGGTATCATATCCTTTCTTCCTTTTTGCTTTTTTATAAGTAAAATTACACTCACAATAGCTCCTATTACAAAACTAATAGTAAAAAATAAATGCAACTCAAAATAACCTCTATATCCAATAAAAGCACCTATTCCAGCTACTAATTCTAAATCTCCAAATCCTAAAATACTTTTATGAAGTATAGATTCGCCATACGCATAAATCATAAAAAATGGAAATAAATAAGTTGCTGCTCCTAAAAATGATTGTAATATTGTAATATCACTTATAAAGGCTAATGCAAACCCTAAAAATATTAATGAAAATGTTAATTTTTCTGGTAAATAATATGTTTGTAAGTCTATCATACCAAGTACTATAAGTATAGATACAAAAATAATATATTTTACAGTTAAAATAGTAAATCCATATTTAAAATACACTAATAAATACAATATCCCTGTAATTATTTCTATTACAGGGTAAATAAAAGATATTTTTATTTTACATACTCTACATCTTCCTCTTAATAGAAGATATGAAAAAACTGGTATATTATCATACCATTTTATTGGTTCTTTACAATTTGGACAATGAGACGGAGGGAAACTTACACTTGCCCCTCTAGGAATTCTATAAATACATACATTTAAAAAACTACCCACAATAAGTCCTAATAAAAATACATAAAATATTAGCAAAATTTGTTCCCCTCTCTAATACTCATTCCATTTTTTTCCTTTTGTATCTTTAAAATCGATACCACTACCCGTTGTCCCATCTATGTATAATTCTCCAACTATTGAATTATAATATAGCTCCGCTATATTTTTTTCACCACTAAAATCACCACGACCCACACTTTCTGTACCATCATCTTTTTTTACTGTTCCTGCTTTAAATTGTAATGATGTAACATTTCCAGAATTTATTCCAGTTGCCATTTGACTTTTTATATTATTAGATAAATAAGTAACTATATCTAGTATTGTGCTTGGTGGCTGAAAATCTGGATCATCAGTTTGATATATTGTTACACCACTTCTAAATGCTGATAGTACTGTTAATACTCTAGCATCTTTTGCTTTTTGTATTTGTTTTCCAAATTTTGGAACAGTAATAGATGATAATATAGCTATAATAGATACAACTATCATAAGTTCTATTAATGTGAATCCATTTTTTTTATTCATTATACCCTCACTATATTGTATCAAAAAGACGGTTTTACCGTCTTTTTGAATTTATATATTATAAATCTGACCAAGTTTTTCCTGATGTATTAGTTCCACTTGTAGTAATATTAATTGCTCCATCAGATGCACTTCCTTCATATTTAATAGTAATAGATGATGGTGAACCCGCTACTATATCTGCTTCAGTTACAGTACTTGATTCTGAAACAGTTGTTGTTGTTCCTTTTTCAAAAGTTTGATTTTGTGTTTGAGTGTCTACAGCCTCAGCTAAATCTCCAAAATCAGTAGCATAATCACCTTCATGATCAGTATAATAAAGTGTTGAAGCACTTCTCCAGTTACCTACTAAAGATAAGGCTTTTGCATCTTTTGCTTTTTGTATTTGTTTTCCAAATCTTGGTACCGCTACAGCTGATAGAATAGCTATTATTGCTACTACTATCATAAGTTCCACTAACGTAAATCCATTTTTTAATGTTTTTTTCATAAAATTCATCCTCCTTATATTTTATTTAACTTTAGCTTTATTTTTAAAGCTTATTAAAAACTTTTTATTTTTATAAATAACTATAATTTTAAAATCCATAAAAATTTTCTTTGAAAGTAAGTAATTATACAAATGTGAATAAATATTTTTTATAAATCAACAACTGAAATTTTTCTTGATTTTTTAAACTATAAATAAAATATTTTTTTCTCTAATATGTACCAATATATACTTTATATTTACTTAAATATAAACTCTTTTTGATATTGATTTCTTAATTATAAATATAGATATTTCCGAAAAACTCCTTTTATTATTCTATCATATTCTTTCTCAAATTTAAAGAATAATTTTATTTTTTTTATTCATTTTTTTATTTTGTATACTGTTTTGTATTCGTAAATTTTTCGTATTGCGTACTCTTTGTCTTTACTATTTCCGTATTTCAATATTATTTTCAAATAACGTTCTATTTTTGATAAAAGTATTTTACTGCTATTATCTTTATACCTCATTTCATACACTTTTATCAAGTATTTTATTAATTCTATATCATATCTTTCATTTAATATTTCATTTATTACTCTTTCTACTTTATCAAAATTATTTCCTTTTAACCCTCCTATTACTATTAAATATTTTCTTAATAATTCATTTTCTTTATTATATTCTACCCCTTTTACTAATATACTACTTGCCATATTATATTTTTTATATCTATTAATAAATGCTAAAATTGATGAACTAATATAATAATTTTGTAAAAAATATGGTGATAATTCTGCTATTTTTAGACTTGTTTCATATATTTTTTTCGTTTCTATCTCTACACTATTATTAAATGGCGTTCCTATTTCTAAGCTTTGTTTTATCCATAATAATGAAGTTGCTGCTTTTTTTATTCCAAATATTTTATATAAAAACACATCATAATTTTTTTCTTTAACACTTTTATCTTTAAAAATTTCTTTTTCTCTATTCTCTATAAAAATATTTGTTTTTACAAAAAATAACAAAATTATTATTATTAAAAAATATTTTGTAAAAAATTTATTTTGAATATTATTTTTTCTATTATACATATTTATCACCTATAATTTACGCTTATTAAATATAATTACTGATATTATAAGCACTAAAATTGTATAAAAAATAACATATAAAAAATCCATATAATCAAAAATATAATTATAATCCAAATTGTCTCTTAAATTTAAATAATGAAATTTTGGCATAATAAAATACAAAATTTTCATAATAGTTTTTATCAGTATATCTCCTGTTTTTTCCATTATATTTTTTATATCATAACTAGCATGTGCTATAAAATATATAAGAAAAGTAAATATATTCCCCGTAATATAAGAATCAGAAATTAAAGAAAATAATATCCCAATAGATATAAGAATAATAAATTTATACAAAATATATAAATACGATAAAAAATAAATTTTATTAAACATATAACCTTGAAATTTTAATACTAATGTTAATATTCCACCTAAAAAAAACTCATAACAAAATATAATTGATAATATACCTAAAAAAATTCCAAATACATATTCACTTCTATTTACAGGTTTTGTAAGTATTAAATATATTGATTTGTCTTTATGCGCTTTTATAATAATACTTGATGATAAAAATACAGTAATTAGAAGTAAAAAACTCTCAATAAAAAATAGTCCTATATCTTTTACCATTTCTAAGTTATTATCTATAGTTAATTCTTTTAATATACTAAATCCAAATAAAAGTATAATAGAAAAAACCAAAAAACCTATAGCTATTTTATTTGATAAATTTTCTTTTGCTGTATATTTTGCTATTACTAGACTTTTATTTTTCATTACTATCACCTTTTATTTTTTCTATAAAATATTCTTCTAAATTTTGAATTTTATCTTTTTTTATATTAATTTCCTCTACTATTTTACCTTTATTTATTATAATTATTCTTTCACCTATTTTTTCTATATCATCTAAAATATGTGTATTTAAAAATACAGTAGTTCCTTTTTCTTTCAACTCTTTTATTATATCTATTACTTTTTTTCTAGCTATTGGATCAAGCCCAGACATTGGTTCATCCCAAAACAATAATTTTGGTTTATTCATTAGTGATTGTGCAAGTCCTACTTTTTGAAGCATTCCTTTAGAAAACTCTTCTAGTCGTTTATTTTTGTATTGTTTTATATCAAATCTATCTAATACTTCATCTATTCTATATTTTAATTCACTTCCAGCTAACTCATATAAATAACCATAAAAATTCATTATATCTATAAGTTTTAAATCTTTTGGATAATAAGATATTTCAGGCAGATATCCAATATATTTTTTATTTTTGTTTATAAGCATGTTTTCGCCAAATATTTCTATTTTTCCACTATCATACTCTAAAAGTCCTAATATACATTTTAAAAGTGTTGTTTTTCCTGCACCGTTTAACCCTATTATTGAAAATATCTCACCTTCATTTACAGAAAATGAGATATCTTTTATTCCAAGACTATATTTTTTCCCTTTTAAATTTTTAAATATATCTTTTTCTTTATATATTTTAGTAAGATTTTCTACTTTTAGTATCATTTTAACCTCCTAGATTTTTATCCTACTAAATCACTTATTTGTGTAAGTGGTAAAAATAAACCTATTACTATACTTCCAACGAATACTGCCATTACTAATATTGCTAAAGGTTCTAATGCTGCTAATGCTTGTTGAATAGTTTCATTTACTTCTACATCCTGAAAATCTGACACTTTAGCTAGCATATCTATAAGTGTTCCACTTTCTTCTCCTACTTCTATCATTTGAGTAACCATTATAGGAAATTCTCCGCTTTCTTTTAATGGTTTTGCTAATGTATTTCCTTCTCTTATACTTATTTTAGACTTTTCTATAACCTTAGATATAACAGTATTTCCTGACGTATCACCTGCTATTTCAAATGCAGTTAATATATTTACTCCACTTTCAAGAAGAGTAGACATAGTTCTTGTAAATCTTGAAACTGCTACTTTTCTATTCAATGGTCCAAAAATTGGTAATTTTAATATAAATTTATGGAAATTATATTTTCCTTTCTCTGTAGATATATATTTATATATTAAAAATAATCCTACTCCTGTTAACCCTAATATAATTATCCAATTTTTAGCAAAAAAATCACTTACATTAAATATAAATTGTGTAAAACTAGGTAAATCTTTTCCAAATTGATCAAACATCATCTTAAATCTAGGTACAACAAACGACATAAGTCCAAATACTATTATAATTGATATTAATATTACTATTATAGGATAAGTCATCGCTCCTTTTACTTTTCCTTTTATCTCTTCAGACTCTTCCATACTTTTTGCAAGTCTTTTTAATACTGTTTCTAATGATCCTGATGCTTCTCCAGCTTTTACCATATTTACATATAATTTATCAAATTGATTTGGATATTTTGCAATAGATGTTGATAAATCTACACCACTGTTTAAATCTCTTACTACTCCTTCTAATATTTCTTTAAACTTTATATTTTCATTTTGT from Hypnocyclicus thermotrophus includes the following:
- a CDS encoding type II secretion system F family protein, translating into MRYSYQGIDKKGKKYRGEREANSISELRKKLKKEGINLVKAVPIKKGGKKRKKNSIFSTIKRKEIVLFTRQLATMLDAGIPLLRTISILTEQNENIKFKEILEGVVRDLNSGVDLSTSIAKYPNQFDKLYVNMVKAGEASGSLETVLKRLAKSMEESEEIKGKVKGAMTYPIIVILISIIIVFGLMSFVVPRFKMMFDQFGKDLPSFTQFIFNVSDFFAKNWIIILGLTGVGLFLIYKYISTEKGKYNFHKFILKLPIFGPLNRKVAVSRFTRTMSTLLESGVNILTAFEIAGDTSGNTVISKVIEKSKISIREGNTLAKPLKESGEFPIMVTQMIEVGEESGTLIDMLAKVSDFQDVEVNETIQQALAALEPLAILVMAVFVGSIVIGLFLPLTQISDLVG